The proteins below are encoded in one region of Equus przewalskii isolate Varuska chromosome 1, EquPr2, whole genome shotgun sequence:
- the FAM241B gene encoding protein FAM241B, translating into MVRILANGEIVPDDDPRVRTTTPPRSSAPRQSFLNRGHGAPLGGPGPRQQQAGARLGAAQSPFNDLNRQLVNMGFPQWHLGNHAVEPVTSILLLFLLMMLGVRGLLLVGLVYLVSHLSQR; encoded by the exons ATGGTGCGCATCTTGGCCAATGGGGAAATCGTGCCAGATGACGACCCTCGTGTGAGGACCACCACCCCGCCACGCAGTAGCGCCCCTCGACAG AGCTTTCTCAATAGGGGCCATGGTGCCCCCCTGGGAGGTCCCGGCCCCCGCCAGCAGCAGGCAGGTGCCAGGCTGGGTGCTGCTCAGTCCCCCTTCAATGACCTCAATCGGCAGCTGGTGAACATGGGCTTCCCCCAGTGGCATCTCGGCAACCACGCCGTGGAGCCGGTgacctccatcctcctcctcttcctgctcatGATGCTCGGCGTTCGTGGACTCCTGCTGGTGGGCCTCGTCTACCTGGTGTCTCACCTGAGTCAGCGGTGA